In the Oncorhynchus keta strain PuntledgeMale-10-30-2019 chromosome 14, Oket_V2, whole genome shotgun sequence genome, one interval contains:
- the LOC118393308 gene encoding thrombospondin-4-B — protein sequence MGVWIRKVVLSLLMLQLATTVTAQGIVYDLLVSPDCLPDLTQGGLKNKGLDEAFLLSSFRLHSKSPSHLYSIINPRDNSKYLEFTLQAKLNKVTIRYQKTDGRAGTTSFSHPSLADGKEHHVMIHASGLQRGPGRMAVYVDCRLAHIVDELPAAFGSLTPGHNKVALRTLQPTGQDELTDLKLVIEDTLDNVATLQDCGRQQSESLGTIQLLGLQAGGQDPSQMLELHKMMSEMKDLLLQQIKETTFLRNTISECLACGLGDNMASGPGTGPRSGPSKCSPGMCFNQDMCIPAEGGRFTCAPCPDGYTGDGVHCDDVNECQFNPCFPGVRCVNTAPGFRCERCPLGYTGLEINGVGVSYAQSHKQVCDDIDECQGPPDNGGCTANSHCHNTRGSFRCGECKSGFSGDQVSGCSGGRLCGNGQPNPCDSNAQCVVERDGSVSCECDIGWAGNGYVCGKDTDIDAYPDDKLRCRDNNCKKDNCMFVPNSGQEDADRDGLGDACDDDADSDGIVNIEDNCWLHPNVNQKNSDKDLHGDACDNCLTTENPDQRDTDKDGLGDDCDDDMDGDGLKNILDNCQRVANLDQRDRDNDGVGDACDSCPDMVNPNQSDVDDDLVGDTCDTNIDSDGDGHQNTKDNCPTVINSSQLDTDKDGQGDECDDDDDNDSILDQADNCRLVVNPDQTDEDNDGVGDACAGDFDQDKVIDRIDNCPENAEVTLTDFRAYQTVVLDPEGDAQIDPNWVVLNQGMEIVQTMNSDPGLAVGYTAFSGVDFEGTFHVNTVTDDDYAGFIFGYQDSSSFYVVMWKQTEQTYWQAVPFRAVAEPGIQLKAVKSKTGPGEYLRNSLWHTGDTKDQVRLLWKDKRNVGWKDKVSYRWYLQHRPQVGYIRARFYEGPNLVADSGVKIDNSMRGGRLGVFCFSQENIIWSNLKYRCNDTIPEDYQEYSARNTE from the exons AtgggggtgtggatcagaaaagtGGTCCTCTCTCTGCTGATGCTACAACTGGCCACGACTGTCACAGCACAAGGCATTG TGTACGACCTGCTGGTGTCTCCAGACTGCCTGCCTGACCTGACGCAGGGAGGGCTGAAGAATAAAGGTCTGGATGaggccttcctcctctcctccttcaggctccATAGCAAGtccccctctcatctctacaGCATCATCAACCCCAGGGACAACAGCAAGTACCTGGAGTTCACCCTGCAGGCCAAACTCAACAAGG TGACGATCCGTTACCAGAAGACTGATGGTAGGGCTGGCACCACCAGTTTTAGCCACCCCTCTCTGGCGGACGGCAAGGAGCATCATGTGATGATCCATGCCAGTGGTCTGCAGAGAGGACCAGGTCGTATGGCGGTCTACGTAGACTGTAGACTGGCTCACATTGTGGACGAGCTGCCTGCTGCCTTCGGGTCGCTGACACCTGGACACAACAAGGTGGCGCTTAGGACCCTGCAGCCCACCGGGCAG gatgagTTGACGGACCTGAAACTGGTGATAGAGGACACGTTAGATAACGTCGCTACGCTCCAGGACTGCGGCAGACAGCAGAGCGAGTCTCTGGGTACTATTCAGCTACTGG GCCTCCAGGCAGGTGGACAGGATCCATCTCAGATGTTAGAGCTCCACAAGATGATGTCAGAGATGAAGGACCTGCTCCTCCAGCAG ATTAAGGAGACCACATTCCTCAGAAACACCATCTCAGAGTGTCTGGCATGTG gtctgggTGACAACATGGCGTCAGGCCCAGGTACAGGTCCACGGTCAGGCCCGTCCAAGTGTAGTCCAGGTATGTGTTTCAATCAGGACATGTGTATCCCGGCCGAGGGAGGACGCTTCACCTGCGCCCCCTGCCCCGATGGATACACTGGAGACGGAGTTCACTGTGATGACGTGAACGAG tgccaGTTTAACCCCTGCTTCCCCGGCGTGAGGTGTGTGAACACAGCTCCTGGGTTCCGCTGTGAGAGATGCCCTTTGGGATACACTGGTCTTGAGATCAACGGAGTGGGAGTGTCCTACGCACAGTCACACAAACAG GTGTGTGATGACATAGATGAATGCCAGGGTCCTCCAGACAACGGAGGCTGCACCGCCAACTCTCACTGCCACAACACCAGG GGTTCATTCCGTTGTGGGGAGTGTAAGAGTGGCTTCTCTGGGGACCAGGTGAGCGGCTGCAGTGGTGGGAGGCTCTGTGGGAATGGCCAGCCCAACCCCTGTGACAGCAATGCACAGTGTGTAGTTGAGAGAGACGGGAGTGTTAGCTGCgag TGTGACATAGGGTGGGCAGGTAATGGCTATGTGTGTGGGAAGGACACAGACATCGATGCTTACCCAGACGACAAGCTAAGGTGCAGGGACAACAACTGTAAGAAG GACAACTGTATGTTTGTTCCTAACTCTGGCCAAGAGGACGCAGACAGGGACGGGCTCGGGGACGCCTGTGATGATGACGCTGATAGCGACGGCATCGTTAACATAGAG GATAACTGTTGGCTGCATCCTAACGTGAACCAGAAGAACAGCGATAAGGATCTCCATGGCGACGCGTGTGACAACTGCTTGACGACGGAGAACCCTGATCAACGAGACACGGACAAGGACGGGCTAGGCGATGACTGTGACGATGACATGGATggagacg GCCTGAAGAACATTCTGGATAACTGCCAGCGTGTGGCCAACCTAgaccagagggacagagacaacgATGGGGTGGGAGACGCCTGTGACAGCTGTCCTGACATGGTCAACCCCAACCAG TCAGATGTTGATGATGATCTTGTAGGAGACACATGTGACACCAACATAGACAG TGATGGGGACGGTCACCAGAACACTAAGGACAACTGTCCTACAGTCATCAACTCCTCCCAGCTGGACACAGATAAGGACGGACAGGGAGACGAGTGTGACGATGACGATGACAACGACAGTATCCTGGACCAAGCAGACAACTGCAGACTGGTGGTCAACCCTGACCAGACAGATGAggaca atgACGGCGTGGGTGATGCGTGTGCAGGGGACTTTGACCAGGACAAGGTGATTGACAGGATAGACAACTGTCCAGAGAATGCTGAGGTCACCCTGACAGACTTCAGAGCCTATCAGACGGTAGTACTGGACCCTGAGGGTGACGCCCAGATTGATCCCAACTGGGTGGTTCTCAACCAG gGTATGGAGATAGTGCAGACTATGAACTCTGACCCTGGCCTCGCTGTAG GCTACACAGCGTTCAGTGGGGTGGACTTTGAGGGCACGTTCCACGTGAACACAGTGACTGATGATGACTATGCAGGCTTCATCTTCGGCTACCAGGACTCCTCCTCCTTCTACGTGGTCATGTGGAAACAGACTGAGCAGACCTACTGGCAGGCTGTACCCTTCAGAGCTGTGGCTGAGCCTGGCATACAGCTCAAG gcAGTGAAGTCTAAGACAGGTCCAGGGGAGTATCTGAGGAACTCCCTGTGGCATACAGGAGACACCAAGGACCAGGTACGTCTGCTGTGGAAGGACAAGAGGAACGTGGGTTGGAAGGACAAGGTGTCCTACCGCTGGTATCTACAGCACAGACCACAGGTTGGATACATCAG GGCGCGTTTCTATGAGGGTCCCAACCTGGTAGCAGATTCTGGGGTGAAGATAGACAACAGTATGCgaggagggagactgggagtCTTCTGTTTCTCCCAGGAAAACATAATCTGGTCCAACCTCAAGTACCGCTGCAATG ACACCATCCCTGAAGATTACCAGGAGTACAGTGCCCGGAACACTGAATAA